In Sporosarcina sp. PTS2304, a genomic segment contains:
- a CDS encoding FAD-binding oxidoreductase, producing MATTEELIKALADVLAADQISENETVRELHGKDESYHAMKLPDIVVFPKNTEEVSAVMKVSDRFDVPVVPFGLGSSLEGHVIPAKGGITIDFSLMDRVLDVRAEDFLVTVQPGVTRTKLNKELKKHGLFFSVDPGADATLGGMVATNASGTTSVKYGVMRDQVRDLEVVLADGTVIHTGNLAAKSASGLHLNGLFVGSEGILGCFTEITLRVYGIPEFMMAARASFPTVHDAVEAVVSILQAGIPIARVELVDEMSMRQVNAYADTDYAERPTLFLEFHGNEAGLAQDVEFMKDIVADHSCEDIAFESDTAARNQLWDARHNLAYSYITSNPGKKLMVTDVCLPISELAGAVDHARDVISTLDMPAGIVGHVGDGNFHVLLMMDMNDPDEIAKADELNEKIVHYALERGGTCTGEHGVGTGKQKYQQQEHGESLLVMQKIKQALDPKNLLNPGKVISVETEAD from the coding sequence ATGGCAACTACAGAAGAACTCATCAAGGCGCTGGCGGACGTGTTGGCGGCTGATCAGATTAGTGAGAACGAAACAGTGCGTGAACTACACGGCAAGGATGAATCTTATCATGCGATGAAACTGCCTGACATTGTGGTGTTCCCGAAAAATACAGAAGAGGTCAGCGCGGTGATGAAAGTATCAGATCGGTTTGACGTACCAGTGGTTCCGTTCGGGCTCGGTTCTAGTCTAGAAGGGCATGTTATCCCTGCGAAGGGCGGCATTACGATCGACTTTTCTTTAATGGATCGAGTGCTCGATGTGCGGGCAGAAGATTTCCTTGTGACCGTGCAACCGGGTGTTACGCGGACGAAGTTGAACAAAGAGCTGAAGAAACATGGACTGTTTTTCTCGGTGGATCCGGGAGCGGACGCGACACTCGGTGGGATGGTCGCGACGAACGCAAGCGGTACGACGTCGGTGAAATACGGCGTCATGCGTGATCAAGTGCGTGATCTTGAAGTTGTGCTGGCAGACGGCACGGTAATTCATACAGGCAATCTAGCTGCGAAGTCGGCATCGGGCCTTCATCTGAACGGGTTGTTCGTCGGCTCGGAAGGTATTCTCGGCTGCTTTACGGAAATAACGCTGCGTGTATATGGAATTCCTGAGTTTATGATGGCAGCGCGCGCTTCGTTCCCAACGGTGCATGACGCAGTCGAAGCGGTCGTGTCGATTTTACAGGCAGGCATTCCGATCGCGCGAGTGGAGCTAGTCGATGAAATGTCAATGCGGCAGGTGAATGCCTATGCGGATACCGACTACGCCGAGCGACCGACGCTGTTTCTCGAGTTCCACGGCAATGAAGCAGGTCTTGCGCAAGATGTAGAGTTCATGAAAGATATCGTCGCGGACCATAGCTGTGAAGATATTGCATTTGAAAGCGATACGGCAGCGCGCAATCAGTTGTGGGATGCACGCCATAATCTTGCGTATTCCTACATTACGAGCAATCCGGGCAAGAAGCTGATGGTAACGGATGTCTGCTTGCCGATTTCGGAACTTGCGGGTGCGGTCGATCATGCGCGCGACGTCATTTCTACGCTCGATATGCCCGCGGGAATCGTTGGACACGTTGGCGACGGTAACTTCCACGTGTTGCTTATGATGGATATGAACGATCCAGATGAAATCGCCAAAGCGGATGAACTGAACGAGAAGATCGTCCATTATGCGCTTGAGCGGGGCGGCACATGCACCGGTGAACATGGCGTTGGGACAGGCAAGCAGAAGTATCAGCAACAGGAGCACGGTGAGTCGTTGCTCGTCATGCAGAAGATCAAGCAGGCGCTCGATCCGAAGAACTTGCTGAATCCGGGTAAGGTGATATCGGTAGAAACGGAGGCGGACTGA
- a CDS encoding class D sortase, whose translation MNNKHKISKWIGNILLFTGAAWILLLMVNLYANQFEQKKYMDAFSAMKADAASAMIKPEAADDSMIPPENQNARKSDQLEGILEIPQIELKAPVQLGADERTLAAGLGAIENMDAPGETGGSYAIAGHQSYTFGHYFNRLHEMKEGQIFTFETVDEKQVYEVFDIQIVKPEQVEVLDRQNEIALMSLITCYPERSNTFRLVVQAKRIQ comes from the coding sequence ATGAACAATAAACACAAAATCAGTAAATGGATTGGTAATATTCTGCTGTTTACAGGAGCAGCATGGATTTTGCTTCTGATGGTCAATCTGTATGCCAATCAGTTTGAACAGAAGAAATATATGGATGCTTTCTCCGCCATGAAAGCAGATGCCGCTAGTGCAATGATCAAACCGGAAGCCGCTGATGACTCAATGATACCTCCGGAGAACCAGAATGCCCGAAAGTCTGATCAACTGGAAGGCATACTGGAAATCCCGCAGATTGAATTGAAGGCACCGGTGCAACTGGGCGCAGACGAGCGAACTCTGGCAGCCGGTCTCGGTGCAATTGAAAATATGGACGCACCGGGTGAAACCGGCGGCAGCTATGCGATTGCTGGCCACCAGTCATATACGTTCGGCCATTATTTCAATCGGCTGCATGAAATGAAGGAAGGCCAGATATTCACCTTTGAAACGGTGGATGAAAAGCAGGTATACGAAGTATTTGATATTCAAATTGTTAAACCGGAGCAAGTGGAAGTGCTGGATCGGCAGAACGAGATTGCCCTCATGTCGCTGATCACTTGCTATCCCGAACGTTCTAATACGTTTCGCCTAGTCGTTCAGGCGAAACGTATCCAATGA
- a CDS encoding transglycosylase domain-containing protein, whose amino-acid sequence MPLRIVFLLMLIVALSGLVVLNVFISLGDVSKLDEPEPRATFVYDSQGEVVSELSNSKIEGVSLDQIPKELTEAVISIEDQKFYKHHGVNYLTVTRALIKNLFSGQVVAGGSTITQQLTKNVFLTQERTYSRKFKEFILAKKIEKTYSKEEILERYLNRIYFGEGAWGVQRAAEIYFSKDISELSLSESATLAGLIKAPSQINPIKNMEKSVERRNIVLSLMKNEQYISQAEFDEAVGQEIVVADTVMPNYKGNHPYYMDLVIDEAIHTYGLTENEVFSGGLQIYTEINPVIQRALEKVYADDRYFPVSKPDQLIQSASVFLNPTTGGITALIGGRGEFAYGHFNHATELIRQPGSTLKPIAVYTPALEKGYDMSNVLLDEPINIDGYSPKNIDRRNRGEVTMYDALVHSYNIPPVSLLHQIGIENGVRTVERFGIPLEKSDHTLSLALGGLNKGTSPLRMAQAFSAFANDGVMVDAHVITEIKDSEGNVLGKWKERSTEVTEAEVAQQMTYMLQGVVKEGTGEKAQVSGIEVAGKTGTTQLPFTGVDGSKDNWFVGYTPDIVGAVWLGYDQTDEQHYLTSTSSTTVAPIFAQVLSSTIGQLPTKQFDLPLIQKDKEKLEKQQKKLIEKEKEKMKQQKKEKKEKKKEKKKEKEKSEKKEEKNEQKDWKQKLKDFLGI is encoded by the coding sequence ATGCCACTCCGCATCGTATTCCTTTTAATGCTTATTGTGGCGCTGAGCGGTTTGGTTGTACTGAATGTATTCATTTCATTGGGTGATGTAAGTAAATTGGACGAGCCAGAACCAAGAGCGACGTTTGTCTATGATTCACAAGGAGAAGTGGTAAGTGAACTATCGAACTCGAAAATTGAAGGTGTTTCGCTAGATCAAATCCCCAAAGAGTTAACGGAAGCAGTGATCTCCATTGAAGATCAGAAATTTTACAAACATCACGGTGTAAATTATCTCACGGTTACGCGCGCATTGATCAAAAACCTGTTCAGCGGGCAAGTTGTAGCAGGGGGAAGTACGATCACTCAACAACTTACAAAGAATGTGTTTTTAACGCAAGAGCGTACATATTCTCGTAAATTTAAAGAATTCATTCTTGCAAAGAAGATTGAGAAAACCTATTCGAAAGAAGAAATTTTGGAGCGTTATCTGAACCGAATCTATTTTGGTGAAGGGGCATGGGGTGTTCAACGTGCTGCAGAAATCTATTTTAGCAAAGATATTAGCGAGTTATCATTAAGTGAAAGTGCGACACTCGCAGGGTTAATCAAAGCACCCTCCCAAATAAATCCTATTAAAAACATGGAAAAGTCAGTAGAACGGCGCAATATTGTTTTATCTTTAATGAAAAACGAACAATATATTAGTCAAGCGGAGTTTGATGAAGCGGTTGGACAAGAAATTGTAGTAGCTGATACAGTGATGCCGAACTATAAAGGGAATCATCCTTATTATATGGATCTAGTCATTGACGAGGCGATCCATACGTATGGTCTTACAGAAAATGAAGTATTTTCTGGCGGATTGCAAATTTACACAGAAATAAATCCCGTGATTCAAAGGGCTCTAGAAAAAGTGTATGCGGATGATCGTTATTTCCCTGTAAGTAAGCCCGATCAACTCATTCAAAGTGCTTCTGTTTTCTTAAATCCTACAACAGGTGGAATTACGGCATTGATTGGAGGAAGAGGGGAGTTTGCATATGGACATTTTAATCATGCGACTGAACTGATCCGTCAACCTGGTTCGACATTAAAACCGATTGCTGTTTATACTCCAGCGCTCGAAAAAGGGTATGATATGTCGAATGTGCTTCTCGATGAACCGATCAATATTGACGGCTATTCTCCGAAAAATATTGATAGGAGAAATAGAGGGGAAGTGACTATGTACGATGCTCTTGTTCATTCGTATAATATCCCTCCCGTCTCACTGCTGCATCAGATCGGAATAGAAAATGGAGTACGTACTGTAGAACGGTTCGGGATTCCATTAGAAAAGAGCGATCACACACTTAGTCTAGCTTTAGGCGGTTTAAATAAAGGGACTTCACCTTTGCGAATGGCTCAAGCTTTTTCTGCGTTTGCGAATGATGGAGTGATGGTGGATGCTCATGTAATTACAGAAATAAAAGATTCTGAAGGAAACGTACTTGGGAAATGGAAGGAACGGTCTACAGAAGTAACAGAAGCGGAAGTTGCCCAGCAAATGACCTATATGCTACAAGGTGTAGTGAAAGAAGGCACGGGGGAAAAAGCTCAAGTGTCAGGTATTGAAGTGGCCGGTAAAACAGGTACTACGCAACTGCCATTTACAGGAGTGGACGGCTCAAAGGATAATTGGTTCGTCGGCTATACGCCAGACATTGTAGGCGCTGTTTGGCTCGGCTATGATCAAACAGATGAACAACATTATTTGACATCAACGAGCAGTACGACTGTAGCTCCTATTTTTGCACAAGTTCTTTCCAGCACAATCGGTCAATTGCCGACAAAGCAATTTGACTTACCGTTAATCCAGAAAGACAAAGAAAAGCTAGAGAAACAGCAGAAAAAGTTAATTGAAAAAGAAAAAGAGAAAATGAAACAGCAGAAAAAAGAAAAGAAAGAAAAGAAGAAAGAAAAGAAGAAAGAAAAGGAAAAAAGTGAAAAGAAAGAAGAAAAGAATGAACAAAAGGATTGGAAGCAAAAATTGAAAGACTTTTTAGGAATTTAG
- a CDS encoding plasmid pRiA4b ORF-3 family protein produces the protein MRTQLSFDMFGEDEEKKSSIHSTSRSASQFPAQFINDVNSFLAYCSDTSISLTKTTQTLSRKHLQQVNDILSVKAESVNTYSSQEFYPYINFIFQILLAGRLVDIHSNRKNLILGDSDRLTSFKEFTTSEKYCFLLETFWVDMDWDDLLFSNTNQVTTAHAPVFTALYTSEENKKWNIVNPKTATGELLSLETQSWHHFFQYFEWFGLWICESDTERMKTYYRKNSYFAKNIAVTTLGKQMMPILLIDRSLHLWNISLRKLFGSSDWIPGKPDDYIRNYGLTAKDAEKLELVFSEDQSMQPFYLPFVPLFAEGTLTKTLPRIQNSFQNGAYTLRVNYTKTIWRKIKLPATATMEDVHYEILDAYQFDDDHLYSFFTDGKKWSKHCIASPNDTFTLSHASNIQLGSIGMKKNEPLLYLYDYGDEWTFTVVLEEIDEQHTQYFEPYLIEAEGESPQQYFYEEDEW, from the coding sequence TTGAGAACACAATTATCATTCGATATGTTTGGCGAGGACGAAGAAAAGAAGTCCTCTATTCACTCCACAAGCCGCTCCGCTTCTCAGTTTCCAGCTCAATTTATAAACGATGTAAATAGCTTTTTGGCATATTGTAGCGATACGTCCATCTCGTTGACGAAGACGACCCAAACATTAAGCCGCAAACATCTGCAACAGGTAAATGACATACTAAGTGTCAAAGCCGAATCCGTAAATACTTATTCTTCTCAGGAATTTTACCCGTATATCAATTTTATCTTTCAAATCTTGCTAGCTGGGCGTCTAGTTGACATACATTCAAATCGTAAAAATCTCATTCTTGGGGATTCCGATCGGCTAACTTCTTTTAAGGAATTTACCACTTCTGAAAAATACTGCTTTCTACTGGAGACATTTTGGGTAGATATGGACTGGGATGACTTACTGTTCAGCAATACAAATCAAGTCACAACCGCTCACGCTCCAGTCTTCACTGCGCTTTATACCAGTGAGGAAAATAAAAAGTGGAACATCGTCAATCCGAAGACTGCAACAGGAGAACTTCTCAGTTTGGAAACGCAATCTTGGCATCACTTTTTCCAGTACTTTGAATGGTTCGGTCTGTGGATATGTGAATCTGATACTGAGCGCATGAAAACATATTATCGAAAGAACTCGTATTTCGCAAAAAATATTGCGGTAACTACTCTAGGAAAACAAATGATGCCTATTCTTCTGATCGACCGAAGTCTGCATCTATGGAATATCTCATTACGCAAATTATTCGGCTCGTCCGACTGGATTCCTGGAAAACCAGATGATTATATACGTAACTATGGTTTGACAGCGAAAGACGCGGAAAAACTAGAACTAGTTTTCAGTGAAGACCAAAGCATGCAACCATTCTACTTACCGTTTGTTCCTTTATTTGCAGAAGGCACATTGACTAAAACACTCCCCCGTATACAGAACAGTTTTCAAAACGGAGCCTATACTCTCCGTGTCAATTATACCAAAACTATCTGGCGTAAAATAAAACTGCCTGCGACCGCCACGATGGAAGATGTACACTATGAAATACTCGATGCCTATCAATTCGACGACGACCATCTTTACTCTTTTTTCACCGATGGAAAAAAGTGGTCCAAGCACTGTATTGCTTCACCTAATGACACCTTTACACTATCTCATGCCTCAAACATACAGCTTGGCAGCATTGGCATGAAGAAGAACGAGCCCTTACTATACTTATACGACTATGGCGATGAATGGACCTTCACAGTCGTTCTCGAAGAAATCGATGAACAACATACGCAATACTTTGAACCCTATCTTATTGAAGCAGAAGGAGAAAGTCCTCAACAGTATTTTTATGAGGAGGATGAATGGTGA
- a CDS encoding ABC transporter ATP-binding protein: MLEANSLTLGYSDTKIIEDLQLIIPEGEITVFVGANGCGKSTLLRSLARLIKPQAGGIVLDGEQLRKYTTKEVAKKLAILPQTPLAPEGLTVLQLVKQGRYPHQSWLKQWSNEDEVIVGRVLELTNMTEFAQRTVDSLSGGQRQRAWIAMTLAQKTDIILLDEPTTYLDLAHQIEILDLLFELNEIENRTVVMVLHDLNLACRYAHHIVAICDKNIYAQGKPEDVITPQMVKDVFSMNCEISKDPLFGTPLCIPFGKGRKI, translated from the coding sequence ATGTTAGAAGCGAATTCTTTAACATTAGGTTATAGTGATACGAAAATTATTGAGGATTTACAGTTGATAATACCTGAAGGAGAAATCACGGTTTTTGTTGGAGCGAATGGTTGTGGTAAGTCCACGTTATTACGATCTTTAGCACGTCTTATCAAACCACAAGCTGGCGGGATTGTTTTAGATGGAGAGCAATTGAGAAAATACACTACTAAAGAAGTAGCAAAAAAACTGGCTATTCTTCCTCAGACTCCTCTTGCACCAGAAGGCCTAACAGTATTGCAACTAGTAAAGCAAGGAAGATATCCCCATCAAAGTTGGTTAAAACAATGGTCTAATGAAGATGAAGTGATAGTAGGTCGTGTGTTGGAATTAACGAATATGACGGAATTTGCTCAAAGAACAGTAGATTCTTTGTCGGGTGGTCAAAGACAGCGTGCTTGGATAGCTATGACACTTGCTCAAAAAACTGACATAATTTTATTAGATGAGCCTACGACGTATTTAGACTTAGCCCACCAAATCGAAATTTTAGATCTTCTCTTTGAGTTAAATGAAATAGAAAATAGAACGGTTGTGATGGTCTTGCATGATCTCAACTTGGCATGTCGCTATGCTCATCATATTGTAGCGATTTGTGATAAAAATATTTATGCACAAGGCAAGCCAGAAGATGTTATCACTCCTCAAATGGTCAAGGATGTATTTTCAATGAACTGTGAAATTAGTAAAGATCCATTATTCGGAACACCTTTATGTATACCGTTTGGTAAAGGTAGAAAAATATAA
- a CDS encoding iron chelate uptake ABC transporter family permease subunit — translation MGKHITLKNKSESFSFQVHTKTIGIVIILSCLSIAVLIMSLSIGSSFINPWTIVKNLVGVGEPDFILNQLRLPRVLLAFMVGAALGVAGAILQAIIRNPLASPDIIGITAGASAGAIIFIVVFLGIISAAFIPLAAILGALLVASVIYLLAWNNGVTPIRLVLIGIGVAAAMKAVVMMMIVLSDTAVTTKAYLWLTGSLYGSSWSHVYSMLPFILIFIPLTGILARSVSAKELGDDIAIGLGVKVQSRRFILLLISVALAGSAAAFAGGIEFVGLIAPHIGRILIGRSFAALIPASALIGGMIVVLADLVARTAFLPLDIPAGVFTAAIGAPFFIYLLFRNRNS, via the coding sequence ATGGGTAAGCATATTACGCTTAAAAACAAATCAGAAAGTTTTTCATTTCAAGTCCATACGAAAACGATCGGCATTGTAATTATACTAAGCTGTTTATCTATAGCCGTTCTTATTATGAGTCTTTCCATAGGAAGTAGTTTTATCAATCCATGGACTATAGTAAAGAATCTTGTCGGTGTAGGAGAGCCTGATTTTATACTTAATCAACTAAGACTTCCTAGAGTATTGCTGGCGTTTATGGTAGGTGCAGCACTAGGAGTGGCGGGAGCTATTTTACAAGCTATTATTAGAAATCCATTGGCATCACCTGACATTATTGGTATAACGGCAGGTGCTTCTGCTGGAGCGATTATTTTTATCGTAGTTTTCTTAGGAATTATAAGTGCGGCTTTCATACCATTGGCAGCAATTTTAGGTGCATTACTCGTTGCATCTGTCATTTATTTGCTAGCATGGAATAATGGCGTCACGCCCATTCGTCTCGTATTGATCGGCATTGGTGTGGCAGCTGCGATGAAAGCGGTTGTTATGATGATGATTGTCTTAAGTGATACAGCAGTCACAACAAAAGCATATCTTTGGTTAACTGGTAGCTTATATGGTTCTAGTTGGAGCCATGTATATTCGATGCTTCCTTTTATACTTATATTTATTCCGTTAACAGGAATTTTAGCGCGCTCTGTCAGTGCAAAAGAATTAGGGGATGACATTGCAATTGGTCTTGGGGTGAAAGTTCAATCTAGACGTTTTATCCTTTTACTTATTAGTGTCGCATTAGCGGGTTCTGCTGCTGCATTTGCAGGGGGGATAGAATTTGTCGGATTAATCGCTCCACATATTGGAAGAATACTGATTGGACGTTCGTTTGCTGCATTAATCCCAGCATCCGCATTGATTGGTGGAATGATTGTCGTATTAGCTGACTTAGTAGCTAGAACTGCATTTTTGCCATTGGATATTCCAGCAGGAGTATTTACAGCGGCAATCGGGGCTCCATTTTTCATATATCTATTGTTTAGAAATCGAAATAGTTAA
- a CDS encoding iron ABC transporter permease yields the protein MRKLSSHTPFKLVVLIVSIIIVSLSFVLSISSGQNSIPFRTTIEALIHFDATNTDHIIVTTSRLTRAIIATFIGANLAVAGALMQAMTRNPLAAPDILGVNAGALFFIVLSATFFSVDSLQSYMWIAFLGAAIAGIAVYFLGSLGKDGLSPIKIILAGAAISALFISFTQGLLVIDEQRIQSILFWLAGSVSGRSLDMIVPVLPYMIVALLIALFLGKPVTILLSGEDVAKSLGQRTVLLKVMIGAVVIILAGSSVAVAGSIGFIGLIVPHLVKGIVGPDYRWIIILSALIGASLLLLADVAARFIIAPQEMPIGVMTAFIGTPFFIYIARKGLVKNG from the coding sequence ATGAGGAAATTATCATCTCATACACCTTTTAAACTAGTGGTTTTGATTGTGTCTATTATAATTGTTAGTCTGTCATTTGTGTTAAGTATCTCATCAGGACAAAATTCAATTCCTTTTCGTACAACGATAGAAGCACTCATTCATTTTGATGCAACGAATACAGATCACATTATTGTTACAACCTCCAGATTGACTAGGGCGATTATCGCAACTTTTATAGGAGCCAATCTAGCTGTTGCAGGTGCACTTATGCAGGCGATGACTAGAAATCCACTGGCCGCACCGGATATTCTTGGTGTCAATGCAGGTGCGTTATTTTTTATCGTTCTCTCAGCTACCTTCTTTTCCGTTGATTCCTTACAGTCGTATATGTGGATTGCTTTTTTAGGAGCAGCTATTGCAGGTATTGCTGTTTATTTCCTTGGGTCATTGGGGAAAGACGGATTATCTCCTATTAAAATTATTTTGGCTGGTGCTGCTATCTCAGCTCTTTTCATTTCATTTACTCAAGGATTGCTCGTAATTGATGAACAGCGAATACAAAGCATATTATTTTGGTTGGCTGGTTCCGTTTCTGGTAGAAGTCTAGATATGATAGTGCCTGTTTTGCCATATATGATCGTTGCTCTACTCATTGCATTATTTCTAGGTAAACCAGTTACGATTTTACTGTCGGGTGAGGATGTTGCTAAAAGCTTAGGTCAACGAACAGTGTTACTGAAAGTAATGATTGGTGCTGTCGTAATCATCTTAGCAGGAAGTTCTGTCGCTGTAGCTGGATCTATTGGATTTATTGGCTTGATTGTCCCTCACTTAGTGAAAGGAATTGTAGGACCTGATTATCGTTGGATCATTATTTTGAGTGCGTTAATAGGCGCAAGTTTGCTTTTATTAGCAGATGTGGCCGCCAGATTTATCATTGCTCCACAGGAAATGCCTATTGGGGTTATGACGGCATTTATCGGAACACCATTTTTCATCTACATTGCTCGAAAAGGATTGGTGAAGAATGGGTAA
- a CDS encoding ABC transporter substrate-binding protein, whose amino-acid sequence MSKKVLFVVVALLSLVVLTAGCGNSKTDSEPDETDKETSGTTTEESRTITHAMGTTEIKGTPKRVVTLYQGANDAAVALDVKPVGIVESWAEQPVYQYLKDDLDGIQIVGQETQPNLEEISKLKPDLIIASKIRHEEVYEQLSAIAPTVAHETVFAFKETVELMGQALNEEEKAKEVIENWDQRVIDFKEKLQVKMDGGAPKHVAVLNFRADHARIYYTGFAGSILAELGFKGPKNMKDEGQDIIKLTDKESITEMNADVFYIFMDTNDPAVVKNYEEWTSHPLWKNLDAVKADQVYEVNEIVWNLGGGVISANLMLDDMYDRLGLEK is encoded by the coding sequence GTGAGCAAGAAAGTACTGTTTGTAGTTGTAGCATTATTATCACTAGTTGTATTGACAGCAGGTTGTGGGAATTCAAAGACGGATTCCGAACCTGATGAAACGGATAAGGAAACATCAGGAACAACTACTGAAGAAAGCCGGACTATCACACATGCGATGGGAACTACAGAAATTAAAGGAACACCGAAGCGAGTTGTGACACTATATCAAGGAGCGAACGATGCGGCTGTTGCACTTGACGTGAAGCCAGTAGGTATCGTCGAGTCATGGGCGGAACAACCAGTGTATCAATATTTGAAAGATGATTTAGATGGTATACAAATTGTGGGGCAAGAAACACAGCCGAACTTAGAAGAAATTTCGAAGCTGAAACCGGATCTAATTATCGCTTCCAAAATTCGGCACGAAGAGGTATATGAACAACTTTCAGCAATTGCACCTACTGTAGCGCATGAAACAGTATTTGCTTTTAAAGAAACAGTGGAGTTAATGGGGCAAGCGCTAAATGAAGAAGAAAAAGCAAAAGAAGTTATAGAAAATTGGGATCAACGCGTAATTGATTTTAAAGAAAAATTACAAGTGAAAATGGATGGCGGAGCACCGAAACATGTTGCTGTATTGAATTTCAGAGCGGATCATGCACGCATTTATTATACAGGTTTTGCAGGATCTATTTTAGCTGAACTTGGATTCAAAGGACCGAAAAACATGAAAGATGAAGGTCAAGACATTATCAAATTAACAGATAAAGAAAGTATTACTGAAATGAATGCAGATGTGTTTTATATCTTTATGGATACAAATGATCCAGCGGTAGTAAAGAATTACGAGGAGTGGACAAGTCATCCATTATGGAAAAATCTTGACGCTGTAAAAGCGGATCAAGTATATGAGGTCAATGAAATTGTTTGGAATCTTGGCGGTGGTGTCATTTCAGCAAATCTTATGTTAGATGATATGTATGATCGACTCGGATTAGAAAAATAA